Proteins encoded by one window of Lathyrus oleraceus cultivar Zhongwan6 chromosome 1, CAAS_Psat_ZW6_1.0, whole genome shotgun sequence:
- the LOC127081743 gene encoding uncharacterized protein LOC127081743, protein MGLDYYEILEVERNVTEEELKKAYKKLAMKWHPDKNPNNNKDAETKFKLISEAYEVLSDPQKKSIYDQYGESGLKNGMSPTDEATASYFQTRDGRRFRFNPRSADGIFAEVFGHSSPYGGMGMRGGGCRGMRGQTWVSRSFGDMFGKDVFGESRQASQAPRRKAPPIENKLSCSLEELYRGTTKKMKISREIAYANGKTQPVEEILTIEIQPGWKKGTKITFPEKGNEQPNVIAADIVFIIDEKPHSVFTREGNDLVVTQNISLAEGEALTSSYTFQLTTLDGRDLTIAIDNGIDPNYEEVVAGEGMPISKNPSQRGSLRIKFNIILTDMVDAETESQN, encoded by the exons ATGGGTTTAGATTACTATGAAATTTTGGAGGTTGAAAGAAATGTAACCGAAGAAGAGTTGAAGAAAGCTTACAAAAAGCTTGCCATGAAATGGCACCCTGATAAAAATCCCAACAATAACAAAGATGCTGAGACTAAATTCAAACTCATATCTGAAGCATACGAG GTTCTAAGTGATCCACAGAAGAAATCAATTTATGATCAGTATGGAGAAAGTGGACTAAAAAATGGAATGTCACCGACGGATGAAGCTACAGCTTCGTATTTTCAAACTCGGGATGGCAGAAGATTTAGATTCAATCCCAGAAGTGCAGATGGCATCTTTGCTGAGGTTTTTGGCCATTCAAGCCCTTATGGAGGAATGGGAATGAGGGGCGGCGGCTGCAGAGGCATGAGGGGTCAGACGTGGGTGTCGAGGTCTTTTGGTGATATGTTTGGTAAAGATGTATTCGGAGAAAGTAGACAGGCAAGTCAAGCTCCGAGACGCAAGGCACCTCCCATTGAAAATAAATTATCTTGCAGCCTTGAGGAGCTTTATAGAGGTACTACCAAAAAGATGAAGATCTCAAGGGAAATCGCATACGCAAACGG TAAAACTCAACCTGTGGAGGAAATACTAACGATCGAAATCCAACCAGGCTGGAAAAAGGGAACAAAAATCACTTTCCCTGAGAAAGGAAACGAGCAGCCAAATGTTATTGCTGCAGATATTGTATTCATTATTGATGAGAAACCTCACAGTGTATTTACAAGAGAAGGCAATGATTTGGTTGTGACACAAAACATATCACTTGCAGAAGGTGAAGCTCTAACCAGCAGCTACACCTTCCAGCTTACTACATTGGATGGAAGAGATCTGACCATTGCCATAGACAATGGAATTGATCCAAACTATGAAGAAGTGGTTGCGGGCGAAGGGATGCCGATTTCCAAAAATCCTTCTCAGAGAGGCAGTCTTAGGATCAAATTCAACATCATATTGACAGACATGGTTGATGCTGAAACAGAAAGCCAGAACTAA